In Quercus robur chromosome 11, dhQueRobu3.1, whole genome shotgun sequence, the following proteins share a genomic window:
- the LOC126706304 gene encoding pentatricopeptide repeat-containing protein At1g62260, mitochondrial, with translation MLNPNGVVCRLRKLQLLVHCCPILKPKTNSNSVPSFCFGSASKSTGLYSLNKKISHLVRTGRLSEARGVFDNMKHRNTVSWNSMISGYVKRGEMGNARKLFDEMPERDTVSWNLMISGYISCRGKGYIEEGRNLFDKMPERDCISWNTMISGYAKNGRMDEALRIFNSMHERNVVSWNAMVTGFLRNGDVVRAIEYFERMPERDAASLSAFVSGLIQNDELDKAARVLLEFGNKDEGREDLVHAYNTLIAGYGQRGRVGEARHLFDQIPFYGDRGKKGSRTFERNVVSWNSMIMCYVKAEDIASAREIFDQMTERDIFSWNTMISGYVHSSNMEEASNLFGKMPNPDTLSWNTMVSGFAEIGSLELANDFFRRMPQKNLVSWNSMIAGYEKNKNYKGAVKLFTQMLLAGEKPDRHTLSSVLSVSTGLVDLHLGMQIHQLVAKTVIPDVPINNSLITMYSRCGAINEAWTIFDEMKLWKDVISWNAMIGGYASHGFSDEALELFKLMKRLNVRPTYITFISVLNACANAGLVEEGRKQFKSMSSEYGIEPRVEHFATLVDIVGRHGRLEEAMDLINSMPCEPDAAVWGALLGACRVHHNVELARVAAEALMRLEPESSAPYVLLYNMYADVGQWDNAAEVRMMMENNNIRKQPGYSWVDSSHN, from the coding sequence ATGCTCAACCCAAACGGCGTCGTTTGCAGACTCAGGAAATTACAGCTTCTTGTTCATTGTTGCCCAATACTGAAACCCAAAACTAACAGTAATTCTGTTCCATCATTTTGTTTTGGCTCAGCTTCGAAATCCACTGGCTTGTATTCACTAAACAAAAAGATATCGCATTTGGTCCGTACTGGTCGGCTTAGTGAGGCCAGAGGTGTGTTTGATAACATGAAGCATCGGAACACAGTCTCGTGGAATTCGATGATAAGTGGGTATGTCAAACGAGGAGAAATGGGCAATGCACGGAAactgtttgatgaaatgcctgAAAGAGATACCGTGTCCTGGAATTTGATGATTTCGGGTTATATATCGTGTCGTGGAAAAGGGTATATTGAGGAAGGGAGGAACTTGTTTGATAAGATGCCGGAGAGAGATTGCATTTCGTGGAACACGATGATTAGTGGCTATGCAAAGAATGGGAGGATGGATGAGGCATTACGGATTTTTAATAGTATGCATGAGCGGAATGTGGTTTCTTGGAATGCTATGGTTACTGGGTTTTTACGTAATGGTGATGTGGTGCGTGCCATCGAGTATTTTGAGAGAATGCCGGAAAGGGATGCGGCTTCTCTTAGTGCATTTGTATCGGGTCTTATTCAGAATGATGAATTGGATAAAGCTGCAAGAGTTCTGCTTGAATTTGGTAATAAGGATGAAGGGAGAGAAGATTTAGTGCATGCATATAATACTTTGATTGCAGGTTATGGTCAGAGGGGAAGGGTTGGAGAAGCTCGGCACCTTTTTGATCAGATTCCATTTTATGGTGATCGTGGGAAAAAGGGAAGCAGGACGTTTGAGAGAAATGTGGTGTCATGGAATTCTATGATTATGTGCTATGTTAAAGCAGAAGATATTGCTTCTGCCAGGGAAATTTTTGACCAAATGACCGAGAGAGATATTTTTTCATGGAATACTATGATAAGTGGCTATGTGCATTCGTCAAATATGGAAGAGGCCTCAAATCTCTTTGGTAAAATGCCAAATCCTGATACCCTGTCTTGGAATACAATGGTCTCAGGGTTTGCAGAAATTGGTAGTTTGGAACTTGCCAATGATTTCTTCAGGAGGATGCCTCAGAAAAACCTGGTATCGTGGAATTCCATGATAGCAGGGTATGAGAAAAATAAGAACTATAAAGGAGCGGTTAAGCTCTTCACTCAGATGCTACTTGCAGGAGAGAAACCTGATAGACACACTTTGTCTTCAGTTCTCAGTGTGAGTACTGGGCTGGTTGATCTTCACCTGGGTATGCAAATTCATCAGCTGGTAGCGAAGACAGTTATTCCAGACGTGCCAATAAATAACTCTCTCATTACCATGTATTCAAGATGTGGGGCAATAAATGAGGCCTGGACCATTTTTGATGAGATGAAACTGTGGAAAGATGTGATCTCTTGGAATGCAATGATTGGAGGTTACGCATCTCATGGTTTTTCTGACGAGGCTCTGGAACTTTTCAAATTGATGAAGAGGCTTAATGTAAGACCTACATATATAACGTTCATTTCAGTTCTGAATGCGTGTGCTAATGCAGGATTAGTTGAAGAAGGCCGGAAGCAGTTCAAGTCCATGTCTAGTGAATATGGTATTGAACCACGGGTTGAACACTTTGCTACACTTGTAGACATTGTGGGTCGGCATGGGCGGCTTGAGGAGGCCATGGATTTGATCAATAGCATGCCCTGTGAACCAGATGCGGCTGTGTGGGGTGCATTGTTAGGTGCTTGTAGGGTGCATCACAATGTAGAGTTGGCCCGAGTTGCAGCTGAAGCATTGATGAGACTTGAACCTGAAAGTTCAGCGCCATATGTTTTGCTATATAATATGTATGCTGATGTGGGACAGTGGGACAATGCAGCAGAAGTGAGAATGATgatggaaaataataatatcagaAAGCAACCAGGGTATAGTTGGGTAGATTCTTCACATAACTAA
- the LOC126706306 gene encoding serine/threonine-protein kinase ATR-like — protein sequence MIKEVARVLTDGEDLPGFLRNHFVGLLNGIDRKMLHAEDTSLQQQALKLIEILIKMMGSHLSTYVPKLTVLLMHATDKEPQQSEGLSILHFFIEQLAKVSPSSTKHVISQVLAALIPFLEREKEHPSNNLDKVVKILKELVLKNKVVLKVHIREFPPLPSIPALTEVNKAIQEARVPSVGWPKGKTIVWTFQGGGVGIFDVVGRHFLHRKHQDAEGESIEF from the exons ATGATTAAAGAGGTTGCCAGAGTTCTAACTGATGGTGAAGATCTACCAggatttttgagaaatcatttTGTTGGCCTCCTTAACGGTATTGATAGAAAAATGCTCCATGCTGAAGATACTTCGCTGCAGCAACAAGCTTTAAAGCTTATTGAGATCCTTATTAAAATGATGGGTTCTCACCTTAGTACTTATGTGCCAAAACTAACGGTTCTTCTTATGCATGCTACTGATAAAGAACCACAGCAAAGTGAAGGTCTCTCCATCTTGCATTTCTTCATTGAGCAGCTAGCAAAAGTATCACCATCTAGCACGAAACATGTAATTTCTCAAGTTTTAGCTGCTCTTATTCctttcttagagagagagaaagaacatcCTTCAAATAATTTGGATAAAGTggtgaaaattttgaaagaacttGTTTTAAAAAACAAGGTTGTCCTAAAGGTGCATATTCGTGAGTTCCCTCCATTGCCCAGTATTCCAGCTCTGACAGAAGTTAACAAAGCTATACAAGAAGCACGTGTCCCCTCAGTTGGATGGCCCAAAGGAAAG ACAATTGTTTGGACTTTTCAGGGTGGTGGTGTGGGAATTTTTGATGTTGTTGGCAGACATTTTCTTCATAGGAAGCATCAGGATGCAGAGGGAGAGTCTATTGAGTTTTAA
- the LOC126706305 gene encoding pentatricopeptide repeat-containing protein At2g17033 — protein MIVIGLGGNLKLPLPLPCNRHQPPQKLTSKLLSPKCALTKQAHRFLSTLSTTARDPSASSSATHKLIQKFVATSPKSVSLNTLSHLLSPNTSHPHLSSLALPFYTRITEATWFDWNPKLVADLVALLDKQGRYEESEKLISEAVSKIELRERELVLFYCNLVESHSKQGSKRGFDVSFTRLNRVVDDSSSAYVKQRGFEAMVSGLCEMGQVCEAEKVFDEMRVRGVKVSRFEFRCILYGYGRLGLFEDMERVVNQMESEGFVADTICCNMILSAYGCHCELARMVLWLRKMRASQISFSIRTYNSVLNSCPTIMSMMAQEMETGVDTLPLSIGELSGVLSGDEALVVKELVESNSVLEEVMTWDSLEGKLDLHGMHLGSCYLMMLKWMEELRNGFKDGKYVIPREITLVCGLGKHSNVRGESPVKSLVRKMLVRLKSPMRNDRKNVGCFVAKGKIVRDWLC, from the exons ATGATAGTAATAGGATTAGGAGGCAATCTCAAACTGCCTCTCCCATTACCATGTAACCGCCACCAACCACCACAAAAACTAACCTCAAAATTATTGTCCCCCAAATGTGCACTCACCAAACAAGCCCACCGCTTCCTCTCCACCCTCTCCACCACTGCGAGAGACCCCTCGGCCTCTTCCTCAGCCACACACAAACTTATACAAAAATTTGTTGCAACCTCACCAAAATCTGTTTCTCTCAACACCCTCTCCCATCTCCTCTCCCCCAACACCTCCCACCCCCACCTCTCCTCCCTCGCCCTCCCC TTCTACACGAGAATCACTGAAGCAACATGGTTTGATTGGAATCCGAAGCTGGTGGCAGACCTGGTGGCCTTGCTTGATAAGCAAGGACGTTATGAGGAGTCAGAAAAGCTAATTTCCGAAGCGGTTTCGAAGATAGAGTTGCGAGAGCGAGAGCTGGTTCTTTTTTACTGTAACTTAGTGGAGTCTCACTCCAAGCAAGGTTCAAAGCGAGGGTTTGATGTATCTTTCACTCGTTTGAATCGGGTTGTTGATGATTCGAGCTCTGCATACGTGAAACAACGAGGTTTTGAGGCTATGGTTAGTGGGTTGTGCGAAATGGGGCAGGTTTGTGAGGCAGAGaaggtgtttgatgaaatgcgtGTGAGAGGAGTGAAAGTGTCGAGGTTTGAATTTCGGTGTATTTTGTATGGATATGGGCGGTTGGGATTGTTTGAAGATATGGAAAGGGTTGTGAACCAAATGGAGAGTGAAGGGTTTGTTGCGGATACTATATGTTGTAATATGATACTTTCGGCTTATGGATGTCATTGTGAGTTGGCAAGGATGGTTTTGTGGCTTAGGAAAATGAGAGCTTCCCAGATTTCCTTCTCCATTAGGACTTACAATTCAGTCTTGAATTCATGCCCAACAATAATGTCAATGATGGCACAAGAGATGGAGACCGGTGTGGACACTCTACCTCTTTCGATTGGGGAGTTGAGTGGCGTTTTGAGTGGTGATGAGGCATTGGTAGTGAAAGAATTAGTCGAGTCCAATTCGGTTTTGGAAGAGGTAATGACATGGGATTCCTTGGAAGGCAAGTTAGATTTGCATGGGATGCATTTGGGTTCATGTTACTTGATGATGTTGAAGTGGATGGAGGAGTTGCGGAATGGGTTCAAGGATGGGAAGTATGTAATTCCAAGAGAGATTACGCTTGTTTGTGGGTTGGGAAAGCATAGCAATGTTAGAGGTGAATCACCAGTGAAAAGTTTGGTTAGGAAAATGTTGGTTCGGTTGAAGAGTCCAATGAGGAATGATAGGAAGAATGTGGGTTGTTTTGTTGCCAAGGGGAAAATTGTGAGGGATTGGTTATGTTGA